In Amycolatopsis sp. EV170708-02-1, the following are encoded in one genomic region:
- a CDS encoding DUF6541 family protein, which produces MNVLLVLLAFWLPGLVFGAAIRLRGWTLAAAAPLLTFGLVAIGIPILGRFGIRWTMLNVGLWVLLLSVVGFALSFLVLRFTAKRHPDWAEDEDDDESKRSLRDHLLIGAGVLVGLGVGTVTFLRGSHSLENVQQGWDAPFHGNLVRWIAEHGDARASTVGTIANLPNQHDYFYPDTYHALLALVFGKGGLTMMPTLNLAALMVVLTVPVGVAAMCRAWRMPVLATAAAAAVSTWFTAFPYDSLWRGPLWPYVAGVALVPAMLALARLLLKPNGVAGPLAIGVGVAGLAGLHTSLIFVIMVYFLLILLAVLFRFEKIGWRRSAASLVATIVMAVVLGVPQVLPALYNAGGVTSAFWASETSVSGALGQTITFSPMASFPQWWIGIPAIIGVFFLVKHRRMLWMVGAYVVLGGLFAATISLETPLIHTLTGVFYNDHWRIGALVPLAGAVAFGEFVHTASGKFAEKLGRRKPNLNPVTAAIAGALVVGLVVTVLSRGGYIGRNSARLAMNYGEGPSVSKGEEEAYAWLGKHVVPGERVMNDKADGSVWMYALAGVQPVEWTNYGAEFTTKPGWLSVFLNDINRDPRVREALTDLKVRYVLVGKGKVAPNAQSAVGLQRLDITPGFKRVFHNLDASVYEIEGQQGVVADGAPAGSDTAHGQ; this is translated from the coding sequence ATGAACGTTCTTTTGGTCTTGCTGGCGTTCTGGCTGCCGGGGCTCGTCTTCGGCGCCGCGATCAGGCTGCGCGGCTGGACCCTCGCCGCCGCGGCCCCGCTGCTCACCTTCGGCCTCGTCGCCATCGGCATCCCGATCCTCGGCCGCTTCGGCATCCGCTGGACGATGCTGAACGTCGGCCTGTGGGTGCTGCTGCTGTCCGTCGTCGGGTTCGCCCTCTCGTTCCTCGTGCTCCGCTTCACCGCGAAGCGGCACCCGGACTGGGCCGAGGACGAAGACGACGACGAGTCGAAGCGTTCCCTTCGCGATCACCTGCTGATCGGTGCCGGTGTCCTGGTCGGACTCGGCGTCGGCACGGTGACCTTCCTGCGCGGCTCGCATTCACTGGAGAACGTCCAGCAGGGCTGGGACGCCCCGTTCCACGGCAACCTGGTGCGCTGGATCGCCGAACACGGCGACGCGCGCGCGTCGACCGTCGGCACCATCGCGAACCTGCCGAACCAGCACGACTACTTCTACCCGGACACCTACCACGCGCTGCTCGCCCTGGTCTTCGGCAAGGGCGGCCTGACGATGATGCCGACGCTGAACCTGGCGGCGCTCATGGTCGTGCTGACCGTCCCGGTCGGGGTCGCGGCGATGTGCCGCGCCTGGCGGATGCCGGTCCTCGCGACCGCGGCCGCGGCGGCCGTGTCCACCTGGTTCACCGCGTTCCCGTACGACTCGCTGTGGCGCGGCCCGCTGTGGCCGTACGTCGCCGGGGTGGCGCTCGTGCCCGCGATGCTCGCGCTCGCCCGCCTGCTGCTCAAGCCGAACGGCGTCGCCGGACCGCTCGCGATCGGCGTCGGTGTCGCCGGGCTGGCCGGCCTGCACACCAGCCTGATCTTCGTGATCATGGTCTACTTCCTGCTGATCCTGCTCGCGGTGCTGTTCCGCTTCGAGAAGATCGGCTGGCGCCGCAGCGCCGCCTCGCTGGTGGCCACGATCGTGATGGCGGTCGTACTCGGCGTGCCTCAGGTCCTTCCGGCGCTCTACAACGCCGGCGGCGTGACCAGCGCGTTCTGGGCCTCGGAGACCAGCGTGTCCGGCGCGCTCGGGCAGACGATCACGTTCTCGCCGATGGCGTCGTTCCCCCAGTGGTGGATCGGCATCCCGGCGATCATCGGCGTGTTCTTCCTGGTCAAGCACCGGCGGATGCTCTGGATGGTCGGCGCGTACGTCGTGCTCGGCGGCCTGTTCGCCGCGACGATCTCGCTGGAGACCCCGCTCATCCACACCCTGACCGGCGTGTTCTACAACGACCACTGGCGCATCGGCGCGCTCGTGCCGCTGGCCGGCGCCGTCGCGTTCGGCGAGTTCGTGCACACCGCGTCGGGCAAGTTCGCCGAGAAGCTCGGCCGGCGCAAACCGAACCTGAACCCGGTCACCGCGGCCATCGCGGGCGCGCTGGTGGTCGGCCTGGTGGTCACCGTGCTGAGCCGGGGCGGCTACATCGGCCGCAACTCCGCGCGGCTCGCGATGAACTACGGCGAGGGTCCCTCGGTCAGCAAGGGCGAGGAAGAGGCCTACGCCTGGCTCGGGAAGCACGTCGTGCCGGGCGAGCGCGTGATGAACGACAAGGCCGACGGCTCGGTGTGGATGTACGCCCTCGCGGGGGTCCAGCCGGTCGAGTGGACCAACTACGGCGCCGAGTTCACCACCAAGCCCGGCTGGCTCAGCGTGTTCCTCAACGACATCAACCGCGATCCGCGGGTGCGCGAGGCGCTCACCGACCTCAAGGTGCGCTACGTGCTGGTCGGCAAGGGCAAGGTGGCCCCCAACGCGCAGTCCGCGGTGGGTCTCCAGCGGCTCGACATCACTCCGGGTTTCAAACGCGTCTTCCACAACCTCGACGCGTCGGTTTACGAAATCGAAGGTCAGCAAGGTGTGGTCGCCGACGGCGCCCCCGCCGGGTCCGACACCGCTCACGGCCAGTAA
- a CDS encoding glycosyltransferase family 2 protein, with translation MPALNEQASVGAVISQVKQSLPGMDVLVVDDGSSDDTAKLARAAGAEVARLAVNLGVGGAMRTGFRYAAARGYDVVVQVDADGQHDPDEVAALLDALDDADIAIGSRFAGKGSYKASGPRKYAMVALSVVFSRLGKTKLTDVTSGFKAMGPRAIKLFAAYYPAEYLGDTVESLVLAIRAELKIKEIPVIMRERAGGTPSHSPVKSAVYLGRAGLALLLALVRRRPAVDSSDSA, from the coding sequence ATGCCTGCCTTGAACGAGCAGGCCAGTGTCGGCGCGGTCATTTCCCAGGTCAAGCAGTCCTTGCCCGGCATGGACGTGCTGGTGGTCGACGACGGCTCGTCCGACGACACGGCCAAGCTCGCCCGCGCGGCGGGCGCGGAGGTGGCCCGTCTGGCGGTGAACCTCGGCGTCGGCGGGGCCATGCGCACCGGCTTCCGGTACGCGGCCGCCCGCGGCTACGACGTCGTCGTCCAGGTGGACGCGGACGGTCAGCACGATCCCGACGAGGTCGCCGCCCTGCTGGACGCGCTCGACGACGCCGACATCGCGATCGGCTCGCGGTTCGCGGGCAAGGGTTCGTACAAGGCGAGCGGCCCCCGGAAATACGCGATGGTCGCGCTCTCGGTCGTTTTCTCCCGGCTCGGGAAGACCAAGCTCACCGACGTGACCTCAGGGTTCAAGGCGATGGGCCCGCGCGCGATCAAACTGTTCGCCGCGTACTACCCGGCCGAATACCTCGGCGACACGGTCGAATCGCTGGTGCTGGCGATCCGCGCCGAACTGAAGATCAAGGAAATCCCGGTGATCATGCGGGAACGGGCGGGCGGGACGCCGAGCCATTCACCGGTGAAATCGGCCGTCTACCTCGGCCGCGCCGGACTCGCCCTGCTGCTGGCGCTGGTGCGCCGCCGCCCCGCCGTCGACTCGTCGGATTCGGCGTAG
- a CDS encoding DUF2304 domain-containing protein produces MDGWRVLSIVVACLVLFVVLEMMRRRKLREKYAGVWLVLAIGVMVLALVPQAADFMARITGVQTPSNFVFLLAGVVLALVALHLSTEVGHLEEEVRTSVEEIALLRCELADAQRDLEERVAALEAKTAAPDNVDGLPEVSPARAR; encoded by the coding sequence ATGGACGGCTGGCGCGTTCTCAGCATCGTCGTCGCCTGTCTGGTGCTGTTCGTCGTCCTCGAGATGATGCGGCGGCGGAAACTGCGCGAGAAGTACGCGGGTGTGTGGCTCGTCCTCGCCATCGGCGTGATGGTGCTCGCGCTCGTTCCGCAGGCCGCCGACTTCATGGCGCGGATAACCGGCGTGCAGACGCCGTCGAACTTCGTATTCCTCTTGGCCGGTGTCGTGCTGGCGCTGGTCGCTTTGCATTTGTCGACCGAGGTCGGTCACCTCGAAGAAGAGGTCCGGACCTCCGTCGAGGAGATCGCGCTGCTCCGCTGCGAACTCGCCGACGCCCAGCGTGACCTGGAAGAACGCGTCGCGGCCCTCGAAGCCAAGACCGCGGCTCCCGACAACGTCGACGGGCTCCCCGAAGTGAGCCCCGCACGCGCACGCTGA
- a CDS encoding uridine kinase, translating into MIDALFAAPPRLGAVRVLAVDGPSGSGKSTLAGKIVAELAGRGARVALVSTDEFATWDEPVSWWPRLETGVLEPLRAGRPGRYRRVDWSSGGPLPGAEVEIPVPEVLVLEGVSSGRARMRPSLSLLTWLDGGSEAERLDRAAERDGEGSRADLRRWQLFERGWFAVDGTRAAADRVVPSREW; encoded by the coding sequence CTGATCGACGCCCTTTTCGCGGCCCCGCCGAGGTTGGGAGCCGTCCGCGTGCTCGCCGTCGACGGTCCTTCCGGCTCCGGGAAGTCCACGCTGGCCGGGAAGATCGTGGCCGAACTGGCCGGTCGCGGTGCCCGGGTGGCGCTGGTGAGCACCGACGAGTTCGCCACCTGGGACGAACCCGTTTCGTGGTGGCCGCGGCTGGAGACCGGCGTGCTGGAACCGCTGCGCGCGGGCAGGCCAGGGCGCTATCGGCGAGTGGACTGGTCCAGTGGCGGCCCGCTGCCTGGTGCAGAGGTCGAGATCCCCGTCCCCGAGGTCCTGGTGCTGGAAGGCGTTTCCAGTGGCCGCGCGCGGATGCGGCCCTCGTTGTCCCTGCTGACCTGGCTCGACGGCGGCAGCGAGGCCGAACGTCTCGACCGCGCCGCCGAGCGGGACGGCGAAGGGTCCCGGGCGGACCTGCGGCGCTGGCAGCTGTTCGAACGAGGGTGGTTCGCCGTCGATGGGACCCGGGCGGCGGCGGATCGTGTGGTCCCGTCTCGTGAGTGGTAA
- a CDS encoding ABC transporter substrate-binding protein: protein MVFGAAGNPKTFDPLFNDDGETFRIIRQMMDTLIMNKPGTADLEPGLAEKWEGSNEGKTWTFTLKKGVKFHDGTPFNAEAVCFNFNRMFNMKGAAAQSQMIYYGDVFEGFAKNEGDASGAPVFKDCQAKDESTAVLNLNKAKGAFPAAFTLPSFSIQSPDALKKYNADAVTQSGDSFSYPEYALKHPTGTGPFKFESWDQAKGEITLVKATDSPTQTAKLDKLVFKVIPDENARKQALKAGDIQGYDYPSPADYGLLRNDGEQVLIRPSFNILYLGINQKNNPKLKDLKVRQALAYGLNRDQFVKSKLPEGAETASQFVPKAIDGYNENVTKYDYNLQKAKDLLKEAGAEGMTLKFYYPTEVTRPYMPNPADIFTSLSEDMKAMGIKVEPIAKPWNGGYKDDVQKAGKHDVHLLGWTGDYNDAGNFVGTFFGREKPEFGFTNAELFSAISAADAAPAGEAHTKAYQEVNQKIMEYLPAIPISYGPPAIVVGPKVKGLVASPLTDERFYTVTVN from the coding sequence ATGGTCTTCGGCGCCGCCGGTAACCCGAAGACGTTCGACCCGCTCTTCAACGACGACGGTGAGACCTTCCGCATCATCCGCCAGATGATGGACACCCTGATCATGAACAAGCCGGGGACCGCGGACCTCGAGCCCGGCCTGGCGGAGAAGTGGGAAGGCAGCAACGAAGGCAAGACCTGGACCTTCACCCTGAAGAAGGGCGTGAAGTTCCACGACGGCACCCCGTTCAACGCCGAAGCGGTCTGCTTCAACTTCAACCGCATGTTCAACATGAAGGGCGCCGCCGCCCAGAGCCAGATGATCTACTACGGCGACGTCTTCGAGGGCTTCGCCAAGAACGAGGGTGACGCCTCCGGCGCCCCGGTGTTCAAGGACTGCCAGGCCAAGGACGAGTCGACCGCCGTCCTGAACCTGAACAAGGCCAAGGGCGCCTTCCCGGCGGCCTTCACGCTGCCGTCGTTCTCGATCCAGAGCCCGGACGCGCTGAAGAAGTACAACGCCGACGCCGTCACCCAGAGCGGTGACTCGTTCTCCTACCCGGAGTACGCGCTGAAGCACCCGACCGGCACCGGCCCGTTCAAGTTCGAGAGCTGGGACCAGGCCAAGGGTGAGATCACGCTGGTCAAGGCCACCGACTCGCCGACCCAGACGGCCAAGCTCGACAAGCTGGTCTTCAAGGTCATCCCGGACGAGAACGCCCGTAAGCAGGCGCTCAAGGCCGGCGACATCCAGGGCTACGACTACCCGTCGCCCGCGGACTACGGCCTGCTGCGCAACGACGGCGAGCAGGTGCTCATCCGCCCGTCGTTCAACATCCTGTACCTGGGCATCAACCAGAAGAACAACCCGAAGCTGAAGGACCTCAAGGTCCGCCAGGCGCTGGCCTACGGTCTCAACCGCGACCAGTTCGTCAAGTCGAAGCTCCCCGAGGGCGCCGAGACCGCGTCGCAGTTCGTGCCGAAGGCGATCGACGGCTACAACGAGAACGTCACCAAGTACGACTACAACCTTCAGAAGGCGAAAGACCTGCTGAAGGAAGCCGGCGCCGAGGGCATGACCCTGAAGTTCTATTACCCGACCGAGGTCACCCGGCCGTACATGCCGAACCCGGCCGACATCTTCACCTCGCTGTCCGAGGACATGAAGGCCATGGGCATCAAGGTCGAGCCGATCGCCAAGCCGTGGAACGGTGGCTACAAGGACGACGTCCAGAAGGCGGGCAAGCACGACGTGCACCTGCTCGGCTGGACCGGTGACTACAACGACGCCGGTAACTTCGTCGGCACCTTCTTCGGTCGCGAGAAGCCGGAATTCGGCTTCACCAACGCGGAGCTCTTCTCGGCCATTTCCGCCGCGGACGCCGCGCCCGCCGGTGAGGCGCACACCAAGGCGTACCAGGAAGTGAACCAGAAGATCATGGAGTACCTGCCCGCCATCCCGATCTCCTACGGCCCCCCGGCGATCGTCGTCGGCCCGAAGGTGAAGGGTCTGGTGGCCAGCCCGCTGACCGACGAGCGCTTCTACACCGTCACGGTCAACTGA
- a CDS encoding ABC transporter permease: MLRFLVRRLLQAIPTLLILSILIFAWLRSLPGGPAGALLGDKATPEKIADLNKLLGLDDPIFVQYFKFLGRAITGDFGNSLVSAQPVMSEIGNFLPATIELGFCAMLIAVGLGIPFGYLSARFRGGAVDNVIIVLSLVGVAVPVFFLGYMMQDALAAPLGLPSQGRQMAGLDATTVTGFAVFDGIITQEWDAAWDAITHLILPAFALATIPLAVIVRITRASVLDVLNEDFIRTANSKGLTQPIVRRRHVLRNGLLPVVTVIGLQTGALLGGAVLTERVFNFRGLGFLLAEGIERRDYPRLQALLLFGALVYVLVNTLVDISYGLIDPRVRVR; encoded by the coding sequence GTGCTCCGTTTTCTCGTGCGTCGGCTGCTACAAGCGATACCGACGCTCTTGATCCTGTCCATTTTGATCTTCGCCTGGCTCCGGTCCCTGCCCGGTGGCCCCGCCGGCGCCCTCCTGGGTGACAAGGCGACCCCGGAGAAGATCGCCGACCTGAACAAGCTTCTCGGCCTCGACGATCCGATCTTCGTCCAATACTTCAAGTTCCTCGGCCGGGCGATCACCGGCGACTTCGGCAACTCGCTGGTCTCCGCCCAGCCGGTCATGTCGGAGATCGGGAACTTCCTCCCCGCCACGATCGAGCTCGGTTTCTGCGCGATGCTCATCGCGGTGGGCCTCGGCATCCCGTTCGGTTACCTGTCCGCGCGGTTCCGCGGCGGTGCCGTCGACAACGTCATCATCGTGCTGAGCCTGGTCGGCGTCGCCGTGCCGGTGTTCTTCCTCGGCTACATGATGCAGGACGCGCTGGCCGCTCCGCTGGGACTTCCGTCGCAGGGCCGTCAGATGGCGGGCCTCGACGCCACCACCGTCACCGGTTTCGCGGTCTTCGACGGCATCATCACCCAGGAATGGGACGCCGCCTGGGACGCGATCACCCACCTGATCCTTCCCGCGTTCGCGCTCGCCACCATCCCGCTCGCGGTGATCGTCCGGATCACCCGCGCGTCGGTGCTGGACGTGCTGAACGAGGACTTCATCCGCACCGCCAACTCGAAGGGCCTGACCCAGCCGATCGTCCGGCGCCGTCACGTGCTCCGCAACGGGCTCCTGCCGGTGGTCACCGTCATCGGCCTGCAGACCGGCGCACTGCTCGGTGGCGCCGTGCTGACCGAGCGGGTGTTCAACTTCCGCGGCCTGGGCTTCCTGCTCGCCGAGGGCATCGAACGGCGTGACTACCCGCGTCTGCAAGCGCTGCTGCTGTTCGGCGCGCTGGTCTACGTGCTGGTGAACACGCTGGTCGACATCTCGTACGGGCTCATCGACCCGAGGGTGCGTGTCCGATGA
- a CDS encoding ABC transporter permease: MNTLLNKKKEPIDKLAATSAKGHSLGGEAVRRMLRSPVAITGGVITLLFLLLAILAPFIAPKDPYERYLQSEVILGQGIIPGAQAGFPLGVDDFGRDYLSRLLVGAQNTLLVGVLATIIGVVVGMIIGGLAGAFGGWVDTVLMRLVDVMLSVPSLLLAISVAALFQKPSQWTVIVAVSMVGVPIFARLLRGSMLAQRNSDHVLAATSLGVKRGAIVLRHMLPNSLGPVIVQATLTLATAILEAAALSFLGLGDPDPNRAEWGIMLSRSARQFLDIRPELAYYPAIAIIIVALGFTLLGESLREALDPKNRR; this comes from the coding sequence ATGAACACATTGCTGAACAAGAAGAAGGAACCGATCGACAAGCTCGCCGCGACGTCGGCGAAGGGGCACAGCCTCGGTGGCGAGGCGGTCCGCCGCATGCTGCGGAGCCCGGTGGCGATCACCGGTGGCGTGATCACCCTGCTGTTCCTGCTGCTGGCGATCCTGGCGCCGTTCATCGCGCCGAAGGACCCGTACGAGCGGTACCTGCAGAGCGAGGTCATCCTCGGCCAGGGCATCATCCCCGGCGCGCAGGCCGGTTTCCCGCTCGGTGTCGACGACTTCGGTCGCGACTATCTTTCGCGGCTGCTGGTCGGCGCGCAGAACACGCTGCTGGTCGGTGTGCTCGCGACGATCATCGGCGTCGTGGTCGGCATGATCATCGGCGGCCTCGCCGGTGCCTTCGGCGGCTGGGTCGACACGGTGCTGATGCGCCTCGTCGACGTCATGCTGTCCGTGCCGTCGCTGCTGCTGGCGATCTCGGTCGCCGCGCTGTTCCAGAAGCCGAGCCAGTGGACCGTGATCGTGGCCGTGTCGATGGTCGGCGTGCCGATCTTCGCGCGGTTGCTGCGCGGTTCGATGCTCGCGCAGAGAAACAGCGACCACGTGCTCGCGGCGACGTCGCTCGGCGTCAAACGCGGGGCGATCGTGTTGCGGCACATGCTGCCCAACTCGCTCGGCCCGGTCATCGTGCAGGCGACGCTGACGCTGGCCACCGCGATCCTCGAGGCGGCGGCGCTGTCGTTCCTCGGTCTCGGCGACCCGGACCCGAACCGGGCGGAATGGGGCATCATGCTGAGCCGCAGCGCTCGGCAGTTCCTCGACATCCGCCCCGAGCTGGCGTACTACCCGGCCATCGCGATCATCATCGTCGCGCTCGGGTTCACGCTGCTCGGCGAGTCCCTGCGGGAAGCCCTCGATCCGAAGAACAGGCGGTGA
- a CDS encoding ABC transporter ATP-binding protein: MALLEVRDLKVVFSRRGEKPFTAVDEVSFDVEPGQTVGLVGESGCGKSVTSLAIMRLLAKRGNQVSGSVSFEGTDLLRLSDREMRDRRGRDLGMVFQDPLSSLNPVIPIGLQITEVLERHRGMSRKAASVEAAELLDKVGIPDPARRLSEYPHQLSGGMRQRALIAIALACRPRLLIADEPTTALDVTIQAQILALLRELVQDTGTALIMITHDLGVVAGLCDQVNVLYGGKIVERAERHALFAEPRHPYTHGLLASIPRLDAGRGEKLIPIKGSVADNIPWDGGCAFAPRCPNALGVCREVSPQLTPDRNGLLRCHNPVIPAVAARGGAR; the protein is encoded by the coding sequence ATGGCACTCCTCGAAGTACGCGACCTCAAGGTCGTTTTCTCCCGGCGCGGCGAGAAGCCGTTCACCGCGGTGGACGAGGTCAGTTTCGACGTCGAACCCGGCCAGACGGTCGGTCTCGTCGGTGAGTCCGGTTGCGGCAAATCCGTGACCTCGCTGGCGATCATGCGGCTGCTCGCGAAGCGCGGCAACCAGGTCAGCGGTTCGGTTTCGTTCGAAGGCACGGATCTGCTTCGCCTGTCGGATAGGGAAATGCGGGACCGCCGTGGCCGTGACCTCGGCATGGTGTTCCAGGATCCGCTGTCCTCGCTGAACCCGGTCATCCCGATCGGGCTGCAGATCACCGAGGTGCTGGAGCGGCATCGTGGGATGTCGCGCAAGGCGGCGTCGGTGGAGGCGGCGGAACTGCTGGACAAGGTCGGCATCCCCGACCCGGCGCGGCGGCTTTCCGAGTACCCGCACCAGCTTTCCGGCGGGATGCGGCAGCGTGCGCTGATCGCGATCGCGCTGGCGTGCCGTCCCCGGCTGCTCATCGCCGACGAACCGACCACCGCGCTCGACGTGACGATCCAGGCGCAGATCCTCGCGCTGCTGCGGGAACTGGTGCAGGACACCGGGACCGCGCTGATCATGATCACGCACGACCTCGGTGTCGTCGCCGGTCTCTGCGACCAGGTCAACGTGCTCTACGGCGGCAAGATCGTCGAGCGCGCCGAGCGGCACGCGTTGTTCGCCGAGCCGCGGCATCCCTACACGCACGGCCTGCTCGCCTCGATCCCGCGTCTCGACGCGGGCCGCGGCGAGAAACTGATCCCCATCAAGGGATCCGTCGCCGACAACATCCCGTGGGACGGCGGCTGCGCGTTCGCGCCCCGCTGCCCGAACGCTCTCGGCGTGTGCCGGGAGGTTTCACCGCAGCTGACCCCGGATCGCAACGGGCTGCTGCGCTGCCACAACCCGGTGATCCCGGCCGTGGCCGCACGAGGAGGGGCCCGATGA
- a CDS encoding ABC transporter ATP-binding protein, with the protein MTHTVPPQDVLLEVDDLKVHFPIKRGIVVDRTVGHVFAVDGVDLAIRRGETYGLVGESGCGKSTLGRAILRLTELTDGKVVFDGTDVAGLKGEELRKARRRMQMVFQDPMSSLDPRQSVESILTEGMKAHGLADDKETTAKRLRELLAAVGLPESSLRKYPHEFSGGQRQRIGIARALAVEPDLIVADEPVSALDVSVQAQVVNLLEDLQEKLGLTYLVIAHDLAVVRHISDRIGVMYLGSLVEEADADTLYEDPLHPYTRALLSAIPVPDPTVEDSREQILLAGDLPSPARPPSGCRFHTRCPWKQQSLCDTDRPQLREIGAGHRVACHYAEDIRDGRIKPHEVKAELVEAGELNPDVGGLPDVGSAAEIL; encoded by the coding sequence ATGACCCACACGGTACCGCCGCAGGACGTGCTACTGGAGGTCGACGACCTCAAGGTGCACTTCCCGATCAAACGCGGCATCGTGGTCGACCGCACGGTCGGGCACGTGTTCGCCGTCGACGGCGTCGATCTGGCCATCCGCCGTGGTGAGACCTACGGCCTGGTCGGGGAATCCGGCTGCGGTAAGTCCACTTTGGGCAGGGCGATCCTCCGGCTGACCGAGCTGACCGACGGCAAGGTCGTCTTCGACGGCACCGACGTCGCCGGGCTCAAGGGCGAGGAACTGCGCAAGGCCCGCCGCCGGATGCAGATGGTGTTCCAGGACCCGATGTCCTCTTTGGACCCTCGGCAGTCGGTGGAATCCATTCTGACCGAAGGGATGAAGGCGCACGGCCTCGCCGACGACAAGGAGACGACGGCCAAGCGGCTGCGCGAACTCCTTGCCGCCGTCGGTCTTCCGGAGTCCTCGCTGCGGAAGTACCCGCACGAGTTCTCGGGCGGTCAGCGTCAGCGCATCGGCATCGCGCGGGCACTGGCGGTGGAGCCGGACCTGATCGTCGCCGACGAACCGGTGTCCGCGCTGGACGTCTCGGTGCAGGCTCAGGTGGTCAACCTCCTGGAGGATCTGCAGGAGAAGCTCGGGCTGACGTACCTGGTGATCGCGCACGACCTCGCGGTGGTGCGCCACATCTCCGACCGCATCGGCGTGATGTACCTCGGCTCGCTGGTCGAAGAGGCCGACGCCGACACGCTGTACGAGGACCCCCTGCACCCGTACACGCGGGCGCTGCTCTCGGCGATCCCCGTGCCGGACCCGACGGTGGAGGACAGCCGCGAGCAGATCCTGCTCGCCGGTGACCTGCCCTCGCCGGCGCGGCCGCCGTCCGGCTGCCGGTTCCACACGCGGTGCCCGTGGAAGCAGCAGAGCCTGTGCGACACCGACCGCCCGCAGCTGCGGGAGATCGGCGCCGGGCACCGGGTCGCGTGCCACTACGCGGAGGACATCCGCGACGGGCGGATCAAACCGCACGAGGTCAAGGCGGAACTCGTCGAGGCCGGGGAGCTGAACCCCGACGTCGGCGGACTGCCGGACGTCGGCTCGGCGGCGGAAATCCTCTAG
- a CDS encoding SDR family oxidoreductase — protein MRVTVLGATGRTGIHVVRLLRGRGHQVRAGLRSRRRAEQVAGLGAETVVADVTADAEDLVEALAGSEVVISAIGAPDPDQASVDLVDRDGVITAIRAAEKAGVSRFVQLSAQFADSPDQGDRLVRSILMAKQISDSVLRRSSLNWTIVRPGTLTDDQPTGHVKIAGHLEPGRVSRADVAAVLVATLEEPLAENQGFDVIGGEIPIPSALASLG, from the coding sequence ATGCGGGTCACAGTGCTGGGTGCGACGGGGCGGACGGGGATCCATGTGGTCCGGCTCCTGCGGGGGCGGGGACATCAGGTGCGGGCGGGCCTGCGCAGCCGCCGCCGCGCCGAGCAGGTCGCCGGGCTCGGCGCCGAAACCGTGGTCGCGGACGTGACGGCCGACGCGGAAGACCTCGTCGAGGCGCTCGCAGGTTCCGAAGTGGTGATCAGCGCGATCGGCGCGCCCGATCCGGACCAGGCCTCGGTCGACCTGGTCGACCGTGACGGCGTGATCACCGCCATCCGCGCGGCGGAGAAGGCGGGGGTCTCGCGATTCGTGCAGCTTTCCGCGCAGTTCGCGGATTCGCCGGATCAGGGCGATCGCCTGGTGCGGTCGATCCTGATGGCGAAGCAGATCTCCGACAGCGTCCTGCGCCGTTCGAGCCTGAACTGGACGATCGTCCGGCCCGGCACGCTCACCGACGACCAGCCCACCGGCCACGTCAAGATCGCCGGTCACCTCGAACCGGGCCGCGTCTCCCGCGCGGACGTCGCCGCCGTCCTGGTCGCCACGCTGGAAGAACCGCTCGCCGAGAATCAGGGTTTCGACGTCATCGGTGGCGAGATCCCTATTCCGTCGGCGCTGGCGTCGTTGGGTTGA
- a CDS encoding CGNR zinc finger domain-containing protein, with the protein MSWTATDRYRLRTAPSGLALVQDFLNTKAIQTYGLDLLSDADLARPWAAEALTEWSRARDSEAPEITLGPGDLRALRDLRASFVSLVDGDATDLGKPIKADLALRDGVVRLFPSGTGRQWLVSALWTETLLAQQAGIWPRLKLCRLDGCRSAFYDVSRNNSGVWHDVRTCGNVANLRAARERKKALNPTTPAPTE; encoded by the coding sequence ATGTCATGGACCGCGACGGACCGGTACCGGTTACGCACCGCCCCCTCGGGGCTGGCGCTCGTTCAGGACTTCCTCAACACCAAGGCGATCCAGACGTACGGCCTCGACCTGCTGAGCGACGCCGACCTGGCGCGGCCTTGGGCCGCCGAGGCGCTGACGGAATGGTCACGAGCCCGGGACTCCGAAGCGCCCGAGATCACACTCGGGCCAGGCGACCTTCGCGCGCTTCGCGACCTTCGCGCGTCGTTCGTTTCGCTCGTGGACGGCGACGCCACGGACCTCGGCAAGCCGATCAAGGCGGATTTGGCCCTGCGCGACGGCGTCGTCCGGCTGTTCCCCTCCGGCACCGGACGGCAGTGGCTCGTTTCGGCGCTGTGGACGGAGACGCTGCTCGCGCAGCAGGCGGGGATCTGGCCGCGGCTGAAACTGTGCCGTCTCGACGGCTGCCGTTCGGCCTTCTACGACGTCTCGCGCAACAACAGCGGCGTCTGGCACGACGTGCGCACCTGCGGGAACGTCGCGAACCTGCGGGCCGCGCGGGAGCGGAAGAAGGCGCTCAACCCAACGACGCCAGCGCCGACGGAATAG